One window of the Chitinophaga niabensis genome contains the following:
- a CDS encoding ATP-dependent DNA ligase translates to MQQFSQLISTLAQSTKTNEKLEALSRYFATADEKDKPWVLALFSGRRPKRVVNSAQMRQWSMELTGLPEWLFNECYHTVGDLAETIALLLPPPETKAGSYPLHHWLDGLLRLDKASEEEKAGFVRNAWDQMEYRERFVFNKLITGGFRIGVSQSTIVNALAKTYNIVPATVSHLISGNWDPQQITMAALLNEETSTIDDSKPYPFFLAYALEGGPETLGDPEEWQAEWKWDGIRGQVIKRNGQLFIWSRGEELITDKFPEITALLDFLPDGCAIDGEILAYDLSTDRPLPFQALQTRIGRKNLTKKQLQEAPVIFHSYDLLEFDKQDLRLLPLLDRRALLEKLVNTVNQPALKLSPAIAFSAWDELISLREQSRNNGSEGLMLKKLSSVYQTGRRRGDWWKWKIDPYTVDAVMIYAQKGHGRRSNLYTDYTFAVKNGDQLVPFAKAYSGLTDKEIAEVDNWVKRNSLEKFGPVRTVKPELVFEIAFEGIGLSSRHKSGIAVRFPRIHRWRKDKPVEEINTLDDLKKLV, encoded by the coding sequence ATGCAGCAATTCTCACAACTCATATCCACCCTGGCGCAAAGCACTAAAACCAACGAAAAGCTGGAGGCACTCAGTCGTTATTTTGCTACGGCAGATGAAAAAGATAAACCCTGGGTGCTTGCACTGTTCAGTGGCAGAAGACCCAAGCGGGTAGTGAATTCTGCGCAGATGCGGCAATGGAGTATGGAGCTTACCGGTTTACCTGAATGGTTGTTTAATGAATGTTACCATACCGTAGGTGACCTCGCAGAAACAATCGCATTATTATTACCACCACCTGAAACAAAAGCCGGCTCCTATCCCCTGCATCACTGGCTGGATGGATTGCTGCGGCTGGATAAAGCCAGTGAAGAAGAAAAAGCCGGCTTTGTACGCAATGCCTGGGACCAGATGGAATACCGGGAAAGATTTGTATTCAATAAACTGATCACCGGCGGATTCAGGATAGGTGTTTCCCAAAGCACGATTGTGAATGCCCTGGCAAAAACATACAACATTGTACCCGCCACCGTTTCTCATCTTATCAGTGGAAACTGGGACCCGCAGCAGATTACCATGGCTGCCTTGCTGAATGAAGAAACCAGTACCATAGATGACTCCAAACCTTATCCTTTTTTCCTTGCTTATGCATTGGAAGGAGGCCCTGAAACATTGGGCGATCCCGAAGAATGGCAGGCGGAATGGAAATGGGATGGCATCCGCGGGCAGGTGATCAAAAGAAACGGACAGCTCTTTATCTGGAGCCGCGGGGAAGAACTCATTACAGATAAATTCCCGGAGATCACGGCGCTATTGGATTTCCTGCCGGATGGTTGCGCTATTGACGGGGAGATATTAGCATACGATCTCTCAACGGACCGTCCTTTACCCTTCCAGGCATTACAGACGCGCATCGGCAGAAAGAACCTCACCAAAAAACAATTACAGGAAGCCCCCGTGATCTTTCACAGCTACGATCTGCTGGAGTTTGACAAACAGGATCTGCGCCTTTTACCATTGCTGGACCGCAGGGCGTTGTTGGAAAAGTTAGTGAACACCGTGAACCAGCCTGCCCTGAAACTCTCTCCTGCGATTGCTTTCAGCGCATGGGATGAGTTGATCTCTTTACGAGAACAATCCAGGAACAATGGCAGTGAAGGGCTGATGCTGAAAAAACTTAGCTCTGTGTATCAAACCGGCCGCAGGCGTGGCGACTGGTGGAAATGGAAGATAGATCCCTACACCGTGGATGCCGTGATGATCTACGCGCAAAAGGGCCATGGCAGACGTTCTAACCTTTATACAGATTATACTTTTGCTGTGAAGAATGGTGATCAGCTGGTGCCTTTTGCCAAAGCTTATTCCGGATTAACAGATAAGGAAATTGCTGAAGTGGACAATTGGGTGAAGCGCAATTCACTGGAAAAGTTTGGGCCGGTGCGTACCGTGAAACCGGAACTGGTGTTTGAAATTGCCTTTGAGGGCATAGGGCTTTCCAGCAGGCATAAATCCGGGATCGCCGTTCGTTTCCCCAGGATCCACAGATGGCGGAAAGACAAGCCAGTGGAGGAGATCAATACTTTAGACGATCTTAAAAAACTGGTCTGA
- a CDS encoding sulfite exporter TauE/SafE family protein, with translation MDALNALLLVGLGFFIGTFGTLIGAGGGFILMPLLLLMYPDMSPDVLTSISLAVVFLNASSGSIAYARKKRIDYRSALIFALATLPGAIIGAFTTTLLSRHVFNIILGALLIVVAGFLMLKPQQGAYAGRANKGRCVDRCVTERSGEEHRFSFNIWTGIGISFLVGFISSLLGIGGGIIHVPALISLLNFPIHVATATSHLILAIMALAGTIVHMIQGSFWEGWQTALSIGVGVVIGAQLGAGLSSRVKPKGIILALAGALLIVGVRLILT, from the coding sequence ATGGATGCGCTGAATGCATTGTTATTAGTAGGCTTAGGATTCTTCATTGGTACCTTTGGAACACTCATTGGTGCTGGTGGCGGATTCATCCTGATGCCGCTGCTGTTGTTAATGTACCCTGATATGTCTCCGGATGTATTGACGAGTATTTCCCTGGCCGTAGTATTTCTGAATGCTTCTTCCGGCTCCATTGCCTATGCCCGTAAGAAACGCATTGATTACCGCTCTGCGCTGATATTTGCGCTGGCCACCTTACCCGGTGCTATTATCGGGGCATTCACCACTACTTTATTATCCCGTCACGTTTTCAATATTATTTTAGGCGCATTGCTGATAGTGGTAGCCGGCTTCCTGATGCTGAAACCCCAACAGGGTGCTTATGCAGGAAGAGCTAACAAAGGCCGTTGCGTGGACCGTTGCGTAACAGAACGCAGTGGTGAAGAACACCGTTTCTCTTTTAATATCTGGACGGGCATTGGTATTAGCTTTCTCGTTGGTTTTATCAGTAGTTTATTAGGTATCGGTGGCGGTATTATTCACGTGCCGGCACTGATCAGCCTGCTGAATTTCCCGATACATGTAGCCACAGCCACTTCTCACCTGATACTGGCCATCATGGCGCTGGCGGGTACTATCGTACATATGATCCAGGGGAGTTTCTGGGAAGGCTGGCAAACTGCTTTATCTATTGGCGTTGGTGTAGTGATTGGTGCGCAACTGGGAGCGGGGCTTTCTTCCCGCGTAAAACCCAAAGGCATCATCCTTGCGCTGGCCGGGGCTTTGCTGATCGTTGGCGTGCGGTTGATCCTCACTTAA
- a CDS encoding NCS2 family permease — MRDIFRLHENGTTVKKELLAGLTTFSTMAYILAVNPMILSKTGMDFNALITATALAAAIGTLVMGLYAKLPIGLAPGMGLNAFFAYTIVLGMGYSWQFALTAVFLEGIIFIFLSLFHIREAIINSIPENLKHAISVGIGLLIALIGMANAGIIETGMRHIGNDKLDGVILKIGDITSAGPLIALTGLIVSAVLMYRKVNAALLIGILVATLAGILLGVTTIGPIISLPPSLAPIAFKLEFSKIFTMDMVVILFTLLMVNLFDTVGTLIGLCSKAGLLDSQGRIPRAKQALFADAVGTTAGALLGTSVVTAYVESASGIASGGRTGLTAVTVAGMFLLSLFFAPLFAMIPPAATAPALIIVGMLMMSAVVKIDFEDATEAIPAFLAIVMMPYTYSIAEGIVFGMLSYVLLKVFTGRYREISPVMYVLAILFVLSFLLH, encoded by the coding sequence ATGCGCGATATCTTTCGTTTACACGAAAACGGTACTACTGTTAAGAAAGAACTGCTGGCAGGCCTTACTACTTTTTCCACAATGGCTTATATCCTGGCGGTGAATCCCATGATCCTCTCCAAAACAGGGATGGATTTTAATGCCCTGATCACTGCTACAGCGCTGGCTGCAGCTATCGGTACACTGGTGATGGGATTGTATGCCAAACTGCCCATTGGTTTGGCACCGGGTATGGGACTGAACGCTTTTTTTGCGTATACCATTGTGCTGGGCATGGGATATAGCTGGCAATTTGCTTTAACGGCTGTTTTCCTGGAAGGCATTATTTTTATTTTCCTCTCCCTCTTTCATATCCGCGAAGCGATCATTAACAGCATTCCTGAAAATCTCAAACACGCTATTTCAGTAGGCATCGGGCTATTGATCGCATTGATAGGAATGGCGAATGCCGGGATTATTGAAACCGGCATGCGGCATATAGGAAATGATAAACTGGATGGTGTGATCCTGAAGATAGGGGATATCACCAGCGCAGGGCCTTTGATTGCATTAACGGGTTTGATCGTAAGCGCTGTGCTGATGTACCGCAAAGTGAATGCTGCTTTACTGATCGGGATATTGGTAGCCACGCTGGCAGGCATATTATTAGGCGTAACTACAATAGGCCCCATAATAAGCTTACCACCATCATTAGCCCCAATAGCATTCAAACTGGAGTTCAGCAAAATATTTACCATGGATATGGTAGTGATCTTATTCACACTATTAATGGTAAACCTCTTCGACACAGTAGGCACCCTCATTGGCTTATGCAGTAAAGCAGGATTGCTGGACAGCCAGGGCCGTATCCCAAGAGCCAAACAGGCTTTATTTGCAGATGCAGTTGGCACTACTGCTGGTGCATTATTGGGTACCAGTGTGGTAACAGCCTACGTGGAAAGCGCCAGTGGCATTGCCTCCGGTGGCAGAACAGGTTTAACGGCTGTTACGGTAGCGGGCATGTTCCTGCTCTCGCTATTCTTTGCACCATTATTTGCCATGATCCCTCCGGCCGCTACCGCACCAGCTTTGATCATTGTAGGGATGTTGATGATGAGTGCAGTAGTGAAGATCGATTTTGAAGATGCTACGGAAGCGATCCCTGCTTTTCTTGCAATCGTGATGATGCCATATACTTACAGTATTGCGGAAGGCATTGTATTCGGCATGCTTTCTTATGTATTGCTGAAAGTATTTACAGGAAGATACCGGGAGATCAGCCCGGTGATGTATGTGTTGGCAATATTGTTTGTACTGAGTTTCTTATTACATTAA
- a CDS encoding ligase-associated DNA damage response DEXH box helicase, producing MKNTPGWKAIEQWLAAKELKPFTFQEEAWEHYLQGYSGLVNAPTGFGKTFSLFLGAVIRWINEEPEYRTKKHNGLQLLWVTPLRALAKDIGRAMEEALHELHIPWKVGIRSGDTTLSVREQQKRQMPEILIITPESIHILMSQKEYPLRFAGLHTVVVDEWHELLGSKRGVMVELALSRLRGMNKGLQTWGISATIGNLEEALDVLMGNTSQQTAIVRADVHKAIDVQCILPDEIEKYPWAGHLGIRLLHKALPVIMESNTTLLFTNTRSQSEIWYQQILKACPELAGAIALHHGSIDAELRIWVEEALHTGTLKLVVCTSSLDLGVDFRPVDTVIQVGSPKGVARFLQRAGRSGHRPDAVSKIWFLPTHSLELVEAAALKDAMKANMIESRMPVILAYDVLLQYLMTLGVSDGFEANEIWQEVKGTFCFRDLTADEWQWIISFLTTGGEALQSYDEFHKLHKVGNSYHCVSRQQAMRHRLHIGTIVSDAMLKVRFLTGGYIGVIEEYFISRLTAGDSFSLSGQNLEFVMIKDMTVLVRKSKSKKSIVPSWNGGRMPLSANLGKMLRRKFHEAMAGTAREEEILTLQPLFDLQQLLSHIPKEDELLMEQIETQDGYHLFVYPFEGRLVHEVMATLLAWRISQKHPITFSIAMNDYGFELLSDQPIPVDDTNAQEYFALDNLTLDLQRSVNATEMARRKFRDIAVIAGLIFQGFPGKAKANRHLQSSASLLFNVFNDYDSQNILLRQAFNEAFFYQMEEARLRESMDRIYHNKIVITFPQRLTPFCFPIKVDSLREQLTSEKLEDRIKKMTLFTYE from the coding sequence ATGAAAAACACACCCGGCTGGAAAGCGATAGAACAGTGGCTGGCGGCAAAAGAATTAAAGCCGTTCACCTTCCAGGAAGAAGCTTGGGAACATTACCTGCAGGGCTATTCCGGCCTTGTAAATGCCCCTACGGGCTTCGGTAAAACGTTTTCTTTATTCCTGGGGGCAGTGATCAGGTGGATCAATGAGGAGCCGGAATACCGCACTAAAAAGCACAATGGCTTACAATTACTCTGGGTCACTCCCTTACGCGCACTCGCCAAAGATATTGGCCGCGCCATGGAAGAAGCGCTCCATGAATTGCACATTCCCTGGAAAGTGGGCATCCGCAGTGGAGATACCACACTCAGTGTACGGGAACAGCAGAAACGCCAGATGCCGGAAATACTGATCATCACGCCGGAATCCATTCACATTTTAATGTCGCAGAAGGAATATCCACTGCGCTTTGCCGGTTTGCATACCGTGGTGGTGGACGAGTGGCATGAACTGCTGGGCAGCAAAAGAGGGGTGATGGTGGAATTAGCGCTGAGCCGCCTCCGCGGCATGAACAAGGGATTGCAGACCTGGGGGATCTCTGCCACCATCGGCAACCTGGAAGAAGCACTGGATGTATTGATGGGCAACACATCTCAGCAAACAGCGATTGTGCGGGCCGATGTACACAAAGCCATTGATGTGCAATGCATCCTCCCGGATGAAATTGAGAAATACCCCTGGGCAGGGCACCTGGGCATCAGACTATTACACAAAGCTTTGCCGGTGATCATGGAAAGCAATACCACCCTGCTCTTCACCAATACCCGTTCCCAATCTGAAATATGGTATCAGCAGATCCTCAAAGCCTGTCCGGAGTTAGCAGGGGCCATTGCTTTACACCATGGTTCCATTGATGCGGAATTGCGGATATGGGTGGAAGAAGCTTTGCATACCGGCACTTTGAAACTGGTGGTCTGCACTTCCAGTCTTGACCTGGGTGTGGATTTTCGCCCGGTGGACACTGTGATACAAGTGGGCAGCCCCAAAGGGGTTGCGCGTTTTTTACAACGTGCAGGCAGAAGTGGTCACCGCCCTGATGCTGTGAGCAAGATATGGTTCCTGCCTACCCATTCGCTGGAATTAGTAGAAGCCGCAGCCCTCAAAGATGCCATGAAGGCTAATATGATAGAAAGCCGCATGCCGGTGATCCTGGCATATGATGTACTCCTGCAATACCTGATGACCCTCGGCGTGTCTGATGGTTTTGAGGCCAACGAAATATGGCAGGAAGTAAAAGGCACCTTCTGTTTCCGTGACCTCACTGCCGATGAATGGCAGTGGATCATTTCCTTCCTTACCACGGGCGGGGAAGCATTGCAGAGCTATGATGAATTCCACAAACTGCATAAAGTAGGCAACAGCTATCATTGCGTAAGCCGGCAACAGGCCATGCGCCACCGTTTGCATATTGGTACCATTGTGAGTGATGCCATGCTCAAAGTGCGTTTTCTCACAGGTGGCTACATTGGTGTAATAGAAGAATATTTTATCTCCCGCTTAACCGCAGGAGACAGCTTCAGCCTCAGTGGGCAGAACCTGGAATTTGTGATGATCAAGGATATGACGGTGCTGGTACGCAAATCGAAATCGAAGAAAAGTATCGTACCCAGTTGGAATGGCGGGCGCATGCCCCTTTCCGCCAACCTGGGTAAAATGCTGCGGCGCAAATTCCATGAAGCCATGGCAGGTACAGCACGGGAAGAGGAGATTCTTACCCTGCAACCTTTATTCGATCTGCAGCAATTACTCTCCCATATTCCTAAGGAAGATGAACTGCTCATGGAGCAGATCGAAACACAGGATGGCTATCACCTTTTCGTCTACCCTTTTGAAGGAAGATTGGTACATGAAGTAATGGCCACGCTCCTCGCATGGCGCATCAGCCAAAAACATCCCATTACTTTTTCCATCGCCATGAATGATTATGGTTTTGAATTACTTTCAGACCAGCCCATTCCCGTAGACGATACAAACGCCCAGGAATATTTCGCCCTGGATAATCTGACCCTCGACCTGCAACGCAGTGTGAATGCCACAGAAATGGCAAGGCGCAAATTCCGTGATATTGCCGTGATAGCAGGACTGATATTCCAGGGATTCCCCGGAAAGGCCAAAGCCAACCGTCACCTGCAATCTTCTGCTTCCCTGCTGTTCAATGTGTTTAACGATTACGATTCCCAGAATATCCTGCTGCGGCAGGCATTCAATGAAGCCTTCTTTTACCAGATGGAAGAAGCACGGCTGCGCGAATCGATGGACAGGATCTATCATAACAAGATTGTGATCACTTTCCCGCAACGCCTTACCCCTTTCTGCTTCCCGATCAAAGTGGACAGCCTGCGGGAACAATTAACCAGCGAAAAACTGGAAGACCGCATCAAAAAAATGACTTTATTTACGTACGAATGA
- the pdeM gene encoding ligase-associated DNA damage response endonuclease PdeM — MSLEDTAFEFKGQHWRLSAGRAIYWEEENALIVADLHVGKSAHFRKAGIAVPANIVQEDLYRLQQLITKYHPEKVLIVGDMFHSSANNEVQYFKIWRRQFAHIAFELIEGNHDILEPSLYEDLQINLHQVLSLRNFYFVHDREDKPSVLEGHYLISGHIHPGIRMIGAGRQSLRLPCFYFGMEGAVLPAFSGFTGLYSLHPEPESAVFVIAEKKIFRIFQ, encoded by the coding sequence ATGAGCTTAGAGGATACCGCATTTGAGTTTAAGGGCCAGCATTGGCGGCTCTCAGCCGGAAGGGCTATTTACTGGGAAGAAGAGAACGCATTGATTGTGGCAGACCTGCATGTGGGAAAGTCTGCCCACTTCCGGAAAGCAGGGATTGCCGTGCCTGCGAACATTGTGCAGGAAGACCTATACCGTTTGCAGCAACTGATCACCAAATACCATCCGGAAAAAGTACTGATCGTGGGAGATATGTTCCACAGCTCCGCCAATAACGAAGTGCAATACTTTAAGATCTGGCGGCGGCAGTTTGCACATATTGCCTTTGAACTGATTGAAGGGAATCACGACATCCTGGAACCATCCTTATACGAAGACCTCCAGATCAATCTTCACCAGGTACTCTCCCTCCGTAATTTCTATTTTGTGCATGACCGGGAGGATAAACCTTCCGTGCTGGAAGGCCATTACCTCATTTCCGGGCATATCCATCCGGGGATCAGGATGATAGGAGCCGGAAGGCAGAGTTTACGGCTGCCCTGTTTTTATTTTGGGATGGAAGGGGCTGTTCTGCCGGCATTCAGCGGATTTACCGGTTTGTATTCCCTGCACCCGGAACCGGAATCCGCAGTGTTTGTAATTGCGGAAAAGAA
- a CDS encoding ABC transporter substrate-binding protein codes for MQACSVFRKAPAKTDGPPPVLNKPKTEEKKPEEKQPEVKAPFNVPAFAKEVKRASYNVAIFAPMYLDSVFATSLDIPGRTMPRYVLPGLEFYEGAQLALDSLSRQGLRLNVQVFDNKARQADVAALIRNRQLDAVDLIIGAVSTPELKQLSDFAKQKEINLVSATYPNAAGISDNPFLLIGSSTLKSHVEAIHDYTQKGFANKNILIVRRGTAFEADIANQIKHAYEKMNYDKKARIREVVWSETTTDLQLTQYLLTDRPNLLIVTALDELGAKTILRKLATQKATYPMHIFGMPTWDVMKFKEPEFSGITMYYSSPYYNDKTDIYSKYVIDHFKNVYKSRPSDMAFKGFELTYYFVKLLAQDGVYFNKDINKPGNRMFTSYNFQPVYLKEGDVVPAYFENKNIYIIQKGDSADFKMNSAL; via the coding sequence ATGCAAGCCTGTAGCGTCTTCCGGAAGGCTCCGGCAAAAACTGACGGTCCGCCGCCAGTATTGAACAAGCCTAAAACGGAAGAAAAGAAACCAGAAGAAAAACAACCGGAAGTAAAGGCGCCATTTAATGTACCCGCGTTTGCAAAAGAAGTAAAACGCGCCAGTTACAATGTGGCCATTTTTGCCCCGATGTACCTGGATTCTGTTTTTGCCACCAGCCTGGACATCCCCGGCCGCACCATGCCAAGGTATGTGCTGCCCGGACTGGAATTCTACGAAGGTGCGCAACTGGCATTGGACTCCCTGAGCAGGCAAGGCTTGCGTTTGAACGTACAGGTGTTTGATAACAAAGCCCGCCAGGCAGATGTTGCAGCCCTGATCCGCAACCGCCAGCTGGATGCAGTAGATCTGATCATCGGCGCAGTGAGTACGCCGGAGCTGAAACAACTGAGCGATTTTGCCAAACAAAAAGAGATCAACCTCGTTTCCGCTACTTACCCTAATGCCGCCGGCATCTCAGATAATCCTTTCCTGCTGATCGGCAGCAGCACCCTCAAGTCTCATGTGGAAGCCATTCATGATTACACACAGAAAGGATTTGCCAATAAGAACATCCTTATTGTAAGAAGAGGTACTGCTTTTGAAGCTGATATTGCCAACCAGATCAAACATGCTTACGAGAAGATGAACTATGATAAGAAGGCAAGGATAAGGGAAGTGGTTTGGAGTGAAACCACCACCGATCTGCAACTCACGCAATACCTGCTGACGGACCGTCCTAATCTTCTGATCGTAACAGCATTGGATGAATTGGGTGCAAAAACCATCCTCCGTAAACTGGCCACGCAAAAAGCCACTTACCCGATGCATATCTTCGGGATGCCTACCTGGGATGTGATGAAGTTCAAGGAGCCTGAATTTTCAGGTATCACCATGTATTATTCTTCTCCTTATTACAACGACAAAACAGATATCTATAGTAAGTATGTAATAGACCACTTCAAGAATGTTTACAAATCCCGCCCGTCAGACATGGCTTTCAAAGGTTTTGAACTGACGTACTACTTTGTAAAACTACTCGCGCAGGATGGTGTTTATTTCAACAAGGATATTAATAAACCAGGCAACCGGATGTTCACTTCCTACAATTTTCAACCCGTGTATCTGAAAGAAGGAGATGTAGTACCGGCTTACTTCGAGAATAAAAATATTTACATTATCCAAAAGGGAGACAGTGCTGACTTCAAGATGAATTCAGCCCTGTAA
- a CDS encoding ligase-associated DNA damage response exonuclease — protein MLTFTDKGIYCAAGDFYIDPWKPVPKAVITHAHSDHARWGNQHYLCTKDSVPFLQLRLGKEISVQGLAYGEEIYINGVTVSFHPAGHMIGSAQVKVTYKGQTWVASGDYKVENDGISGAFEPQKCHVFITESTFGLPIYHWKPQSSIFSDIRNWMNENEQAGKNSVLVAYSLGKAQRLLYNMQQHVSRFLVHGAIFNAHEVCLQNGWPLPQAELITPETPKESYKGSLIIAPPSAADSAWMKRFNPYSLGVCSGWMQVRGNARRSNVDAGFPISDHADWRGLLDTIKQTGAEKIFVTHGFTSVLARYLQENGLSAEEVKTAYGSEEEETTA, from the coding sequence ATGCTCACTTTTACAGACAAAGGCATCTACTGTGCTGCGGGCGATTTTTATATCGATCCATGGAAACCTGTTCCCAAGGCGGTGATCACGCATGCCCATTCAGATCATGCCCGCTGGGGGAATCAGCATTATCTCTGTACAAAAGACAGTGTTCCTTTTCTGCAATTACGCCTCGGCAAAGAGATCAGTGTGCAGGGTCTGGCTTATGGAGAAGAGATCTATATCAACGGCGTAACCGTATCCTTTCATCCTGCGGGTCATATGATCGGTTCTGCACAAGTGAAGGTGACGTATAAGGGACAGACCTGGGTGGCCAGCGGAGATTATAAAGTAGAAAATGACGGGATCTCCGGTGCATTTGAACCGCAAAAATGCCATGTGTTCATTACAGAATCTACATTTGGATTACCAATATATCACTGGAAACCGCAATCATCTATTTTCAGCGATATCCGTAACTGGATGAATGAAAATGAGCAGGCGGGGAAGAACAGTGTACTGGTGGCTTACAGCCTGGGCAAAGCACAACGGTTACTGTATAATATGCAACAGCACGTTTCCCGTTTTTTAGTGCATGGTGCTATTTTCAATGCACATGAAGTATGCCTCCAGAATGGATGGCCACTTCCCCAGGCAGAACTGATCACACCGGAAACACCCAAAGAAAGTTATAAAGGCAGCCTGATCATTGCGCCGCCTTCAGCAGCAGACTCGGCCTGGATGAAACGTTTCAACCCTTATTCACTGGGTGTTTGCAGCGGCTGGATGCAGGTAAGGGGAAATGCACGAAGAAGTAATGTAGATGCAGGTTTTCCCATATCAGATCATGCGGACTGGCGGGGATTACTAGATACGATCAAACAGACCGGTGCAGAAAAAATATTTGTAACACATGGTTTCACCAGTGTACTGGCACGTTACCTGCAGGAAAATGGTTTATCGGCCGAAGAAGTAAAAACGGCCTATGGTAGTGAAGAAGAAGAAACAACAGCCTGA